The following are encoded in a window of Alosa sapidissima isolate fAloSap1 chromosome 10, fAloSap1.pri, whole genome shotgun sequence genomic DNA:
- the cep85 gene encoding centrosomal protein of 85 kDa isoform X5: MPSTAGTPATKPQPRSLPKEEPQVSSSSTSRNSSSTSSSSLSKSVSSPNLDAQGASGLDTGAGGPKPDCLSRYRSLVNGLDHSLFPGGEHTRLDDPQHFDMPNMEPTLNQSMLMGGLGGADVLRPPVTGFRDGDAYRPSLEQSYRVLPEAQSGLASGSVDPYGMRGGGLGVGHPLGLQMGAKVYEPLLQERCAELNNWKQLENLRLQVEQMQLYTTGSCQYPPLYQSAALHSDGNKWETLIKTNENLLKEKEMLIERQRQQVAQLEQRLRDSELQVHSALLGRGAPYPDVCLLRLQEAQRENAFLRAQFAERSDGLAKEKAEAERHLGAVEAETRRLTESLREGAEKHAEELKRQEERIRNRDKHINNLKKKCQKETEQSRERQQRIETLERYLADLPTMEDYQAQSKQLEEAERRAEQLQATVEELEARLGESRSATRDRDAQLEEQRRRERELLSTVTSLQERVQEGLEDGARLPSLDLEKLRTENTALREEQHRLKKVIEKQLRMMEQLGTQIRTLEDQVSLEESSSQALREELMGKEQGLLQLRSAMKELSSQNQDLLDQNLTLQEHLEEADRAGFGSGVGHGRGPPQAASARLTQRLHGEMAACLCDLRSLCSVLTQRTQGQNPNLSMLLGIGSPPPLADPCEDWLSSEVLQRKLAEAQQLRRDVEQLRTTISDRYAQDMGENCITQ; the protein is encoded by the exons ATGCCCTCCACGGCCGGCACCCCGGCCACCAAGCCCCAGCCTCGCTCTCTGCCCAAGGAGGAGCCCCAGGTGTCCTCGTCCTCCACCTCCCGCAACTCCAGCTCCACATCCAGCTCCTCGCTCTCCAAGTCGGTGTCTTCCCCCAACCTGGACGCTCAGGGTGCGTCGGGGCTGGACACCGGGGCTGGCGGGCCCAAGCCTGACTGCCTGAGCCGCTACCGCAGCCTGGTGAATGGCCTGGACCACTCGCTCTTCCCCGGCGGCGAGCACACGCGGCTGGACGACCCGCAGCACTTTGACATGCCCAACATGGAGCCCACGCTCAACCAGTCCATGCTGATGGGGGGCCTGGGGGGTGCGGACGTGCTGCGGCCGCCGGTGACCGGCTTCAGGGACGGAGACGCTTACCGGCCATCCCTAGAACAGAGCTACAGGGTACTCCCCGAGGCCCAGTCTGGACTGGCTAGTGGGTCAGTGGACCCGTACGGGATGAGGGGAGGCGGCCTGGGCGTCGGGCACCCGCTGGGTCTGCAGATGGGCGCCAAGGTCTACGAGCCGCTGTTGCAGGAGCGCTGTGCGGAACTCAACAACTGGAAGCAGCTGGAGAACCTCCGTCTTCAGGTGGAACAGATGCAG ctgtataCTACAGGAAGCTGTCAGTACCCTCCTCTGTACCAGTCTGCTGCGTTACACTCGGATGGCAATAAGTGGGAGACATTAATCAAGACCAACGAAAACCTGCTGAAGGAGAAGGAGATGCTCATTGAAAG GCAGAGGCAGCAGGTGGCTCAGCTGGAGCAGCGGCTGAGGGACAGTGAGCTGCAGGTCCACAGTGCGCTGCTGGGACGAGGAGCCCCCTACCCCGACGTGTGTCTGCTCCGCCTGCAG gaggcgCAGCGGGAGAACGCCTTCCTGCGGGCCCAGTTTGCCGAGCGCAGCGATGGCCTGGCCAAAGAGAAGGCAGAGGCGGAGCGGCATCTGGGCGCGGTGGAGGCAGAGACGCGACGCCTGACCGAGTCGCTGCGCGAGGGCGCCGAGAAGCACGCCGAGGAGCTGAagaggcaggaggagagg ATCCGTAACCGGGACAAGCACATAAACAACCTGAAGAAGAAGTGCCAGAAGGAGACGGAGCAGAGCCGAGAGCGGCAGCAGCGCATTGAGACGCTGGAGCGCTACCTGGCCGACCTGCCCACCATGGAGGACTACCAGGCCCAGAGCAAGCAG CTGGAGGAGGCTGAGCGGAGGGCAGAGCAGCTCCAAGCCACAGTGGAAGAGCTGGAGGCTAGACTTGGGGAGTCGCGCTCGGCCACCCGGGACCGAGACGCCCAGCTGGAAGAGCAGAGACGCCGGGAGCGCGAGCTGCTGAGCACCGTCACGAG cctgcaGGAGCGTGTGCAGGAGGGTCTGGAGGATGGAGCGCGGCTGCCTTCTCTGGACCTGGAGAAGCTGAGGACGGAGAACACTGCCCTGAGGGAGGAGCAACACCGACTGAAAAAG GTCATTGAGAAGCAGTTGCGTATGATGGAGCAGCTGGGAACACAAATTCGG acgctGGAGGATCAGGTGTCTCTGGAGGAGAGCAGCAGCCAGGCTCTGAGGGAGGAGCTGATGGGGAAGGAGCAGGGTCTGCTCCAGCTGCGCTCCGCCATGAAGGAG CTCTCCTCTCAGAACCAGGACCTGTTGGATCAGAACCTGACCCTGCAGGAGCACCTGGAGGAGGCGGACCGGGCCGGGTTTGGCTCGGGTGTGGGCCACGGCCGGGGGCCCCCACAGGCGGCGAGCGCACGTCTGACGCAGCGTCTGCACGGCGAGATGGCGGCCTGCCTGTGCGACCTGCGCTCCCTCTGCAGCGTCCTCACGCAGCGCACACAGGGACAGAACCCCAATCTGTCCATGCTGCTCGGCATCGGCT CCCCACCGCCGCTGGCTGACCCCTGTGAGGACTGGCTGAGCTCGGAGGTGCTGCAGAGGAAGCTGGCCGAGGCCCAGCAGCTCCGCCGTGACGTGGAGCAGCTCAGGACCACCATCTCTGATCGCTACGCGCAGGACATGGGCGAGAACTGCATCACCCAGTGA